One Alteromonas sp. KC3 DNA segment encodes these proteins:
- a CDS encoding class I adenylate cyclase — protein sequence MTAPQPLSVQQNLTIRLLRVLRYNKARIERALTLLPLEHRPLFHVLPFLVHVNHEQLPGYVAPNAKGEAVPFGINNYSFRPDVENALMRCFPQQQNLFADIKQIWPRQRAIASLVLMGSIGTIAQTDESDFDYWVCVDGSQFSPEALDLLQQKLSAIEAWAEQQFNIEVHFFLSEIGKVKQNDFGVADGESAGSAQALFLKAEFYSTNIVVAGKAPFWWLTPEKTNDKQYQALYSSLEKGGSPDVDWFMDLGNVERLDASELFGAAIWQLGKAMDSPFKSLLKMAKLEVYLANIEHGQPLCNVLKKHVHHGSEAPGQVADIDPYAFMFDELIEHYKSHGQPEDILILQQCLYLKCACRLSETIAENEKPNFKRKIMASYAKRWGWSRKQLYLLDNQHEWSFSERVQLSARIHRFLLKCYRRISKQLGEYKQAMDEKDMTVLGRRLSTFYGKKQHKIEFLRRAFDESLYCEKITIAMKQQKNGTEVWTAYAGDLLSKSGIMDDAQRITQASNALALMVWCVSSKIIDTNSKVYLDYNYGEISELDLNDLLKHLCAYFPPVKVSALPREDLLAPERITACLAMVNFPTLRQKASVEHVSVLYTTSWGETFLKHGNDVLDDLWYELREVTPLPKCYVMVPRGNQQARILGEFIEENDLNFTVL from the coding sequence ATGACAGCGCCTCAGCCGCTTTCTGTTCAACAGAACTTAACTATTCGCTTATTACGCGTTTTGAGATACAACAAAGCGCGCATTGAGCGTGCCTTGACACTTCTTCCTTTAGAACATCGCCCACTATTTCACGTACTGCCGTTCTTAGTGCATGTAAACCACGAACAACTGCCTGGCTACGTCGCCCCAAACGCTAAGGGTGAAGCAGTCCCCTTCGGTATTAACAATTACTCGTTTCGACCCGATGTGGAAAATGCGCTCATGCGCTGCTTCCCACAGCAGCAAAACCTGTTTGCCGATATAAAACAAATCTGGCCAAGGCAGCGCGCTATAGCTTCGCTCGTATTAATGGGAAGTATAGGCACTATTGCACAAACCGATGAATCGGATTTTGATTATTGGGTTTGTGTAGACGGCAGCCAATTCTCACCCGAAGCGCTCGATTTATTGCAGCAAAAACTATCGGCAATTGAAGCGTGGGCAGAACAGCAATTTAATATCGAGGTTCACTTTTTCCTGTCTGAAATCGGCAAAGTGAAACAAAACGATTTTGGTGTAGCCGATGGCGAGAGCGCAGGCTCAGCGCAAGCGTTATTTTTGAAGGCTGAATTTTACAGCACCAATATTGTGGTTGCCGGAAAAGCGCCTTTTTGGTGGCTAACGCCAGAGAAAACCAACGACAAGCAATACCAAGCACTCTACAGCAGTTTAGAGAAAGGCGGTTCCCCCGATGTTGATTGGTTCATGGATTTGGGCAACGTAGAGCGACTAGACGCTAGCGAGTTGTTCGGAGCAGCAATATGGCAATTGGGTAAAGCAATGGACTCGCCATTTAAGTCGCTGCTCAAGATGGCCAAATTAGAAGTTTATCTAGCAAATATTGAGCACGGACAGCCATTGTGTAATGTGTTGAAGAAGCACGTACACCATGGCAGTGAAGCGCCCGGACAAGTTGCTGATATCGACCCTTATGCATTTATGTTTGATGAGCTCATTGAACACTATAAATCCCACGGCCAACCCGAAGACATCTTGATTTTGCAGCAATGCTTGTATTTGAAATGCGCATGCCGCTTAAGCGAAACAATCGCTGAAAACGAAAAGCCCAACTTTAAGCGCAAAATTATGGCGTCTTATGCTAAGCGATGGGGTTGGAGCAGAAAACAGCTTTACTTGTTAGACAACCAACACGAATGGTCGTTTAGCGAGCGCGTGCAACTTAGCGCTCGTATTCATCGCTTTTTGTTGAAGTGCTATCGCCGTATTTCTAAACAACTTGGCGAATACAAACAAGCCATGGATGAAAAAGATATGACAGTGCTAGGCAGACGCCTTAGTACCTTCTATGGCAAGAAACAGCACAAAATAGAGTTTTTGCGACGCGCCTTTGACGAAAGCCTTTACTGCGAAAAAATCACCATTGCCATGAAGCAACAGAAAAATGGTACCGAGGTTTGGACAGCCTACGCGGGTGACTTACTTAGTAAATCGGGTATCATGGATGACGCACAGCGCATTACTCAAGCGTCAAATGCATTAGCACTGATGGTGTGGTGTGTATCCAGTAAAATAATTGATACCAACAGCAAGGTATACCTCGATTATAACTATGGCGAGATTAGTGAGCTCGACCTCAACGACTTATTAAAGCATCTGTGCGCATACTTCCCTCCGGTAAAAGTCTCTGCACTGCCAAGAGAGGACTTACTCGCCCCCGAGCGCATAACCGCTTGTTTAGCTATGGTGAACTTTCCAACCCTACGTCAAAAAGCATCTGTTGAACATGTAAGTGTGCTCTACACAACCTCCTGGGGTGAAACCTTCCTAAAACATGGCAACGATGTCCTTGATGATCTGTGGTACGAATTACGCGAAGTTACCCCGCTACCTAAGTGCTATGTAATGGTGCCACGAGGTAATCAACAAGCGCGCATTCTTGGCGAATTTATTGAAGAAAACGACTTAAATTTTACTGTGCTCTAG
- a CDS encoding BlaI/MecI/CopY family transcriptional regulator: MTSNTQKSDISNAEFEVLDVLWDDSPATSNQVVERLNKRKDWHEKTVKTLLGRLVKKEVVSFEKQQRQYLYYPLIAREDYTKKETSSFVSRLFKGKIAPMVAGFANQNELTKQDVSELKALIEKWEKDND, encoded by the coding sequence ATGACGAGTAACACGCAAAAAAGCGATATCTCCAACGCTGAGTTTGAAGTGCTTGATGTACTTTGGGATGACAGCCCTGCAACATCAAATCAAGTTGTAGAACGCTTGAACAAGCGCAAAGACTGGCACGAGAAAACAGTAAAGACACTACTGGGAAGACTCGTTAAAAAAGAAGTGGTTAGCTTTGAAAAGCAACAGCGCCAATACCTTTATTACCCTCTCATCGCTCGCGAAGATTACACCAAAAAAGAAACCAGCAGTTTTGTCAGTCGCTTATTTAAAGGAAAGATTGCGCCTATGGTAGCGGGTTTTGCCAATCAAAATGAGCTAACCAAACAAGATGTAAGCGAACTGAAAGCACTAATTGAGAAATGGGAAAAAGACAATGATTGA
- a CDS encoding M56 family metallopeptidase gives MIDWLIAQQGVLCISLAMLVLTERHLTARLGTLLTYKLWLLVPLLLIANNLPVDMVAIESAAFSRYVVGVRPDIVNQDINILFSVWAVGASTIAAYVLVHHVTTWRSISKRKAINTEAYYSSKAATPMLFGLFAPKVLLPYWFKSAFTPAQQALILEHENVHRQHCDHLWNTLALVLAAVFWFNPLSWIALKSFRINQELACDHSVLQSKTEKEKINYAKALVQCAQECSTTITLYPTFGEKSTMMKRLHAIKQPASGSKIVAVVALTIATLFTANTVLANAPQAEMKKASAKINEAYPTKRIEPIYPDKAIKENLEGFVVLKFDITETGSTDNIKIVKSSPKGIFEKNAIAAFKQWQYKPAIKNGKAMKQRGLLVQLDFKLAP, from the coding sequence ATGATTGATTGGCTTATCGCACAGCAGGGTGTGCTGTGTATCTCACTTGCCATGTTGGTGTTAACAGAACGCCACTTAACAGCGCGTTTAGGAACATTGTTGACTTACAAGTTATGGCTTCTTGTGCCTTTGTTACTTATTGCTAACAACCTTCCTGTCGACATGGTAGCAATAGAGTCAGCAGCATTTAGCCGTTATGTGGTTGGGGTAAGGCCTGATATCGTAAATCAAGATATCAATATTTTATTTAGTGTGTGGGCAGTTGGGGCAAGCACAATTGCGGCCTATGTTCTTGTGCATCACGTCACAACGTGGCGCTCAATTAGCAAGAGAAAGGCCATTAACACCGAAGCTTACTATTCAAGCAAAGCTGCTACACCTATGCTGTTTGGACTTTTTGCCCCTAAAGTGTTGCTACCCTATTGGTTTAAATCTGCATTCACACCGGCTCAGCAGGCTTTAATACTAGAGCATGAAAATGTGCATCGACAGCACTGTGATCATCTTTGGAACACACTGGCATTGGTACTTGCGGCCGTATTTTGGTTTAACCCATTATCATGGATTGCACTTAAGTCATTTCGTATAAATCAAGAACTCGCCTGTGATCACAGTGTATTACAAAGCAAAACTGAAAAAGAAAAAATTAACTACGCCAAAGCACTCGTGCAATGCGCACAGGAGTGCTCCACAACAATAACCCTGTACCCTACTTTTGGAGAAAAAAGTACTATGATGAAACGCTTACATGCAATAAAACAACCTGCCAGCGGCAGTAAGATAGTAGCCGTAGTCGCATTGACTATTGCGACCTTGTTTACCGCAAACACCGTATTAGCGAATGCCCCTCAGGCTGAAATGAAAAAAGCCAGTGCGAAAATAAATGAAGCCTATCCCACTAAGCGCATTGAGCCCATTTACCCTGATAAGGCTATTAAGGAAAACCTGGAAGGTTTTGTGGTACTAAAGTTTGATATTACTGAAACAGGCAGTACAGACAATATCAAAATAGTGAAGTCGTCACCTAAAGGGATTTTTGAAAAAAATGCCATTGCCGCATTTAAGCAATGGCAATACAAGCCCGCTATAAAAAACGGGAAAGCAATGAAACAAAGGGGTTTATTAGTACAACTTGATTTTAAGCTGGCCCCTTAA
- the gloA gene encoding lactoylglutathione lyase: MSRHFDSAEGLCEEKDNATHGYVFNQTMLRIADPKRSLDFYTRVMGMTLIKRLDFEEMQFSLYFLAAGEDFSDISEDDNTRMQQTFGRPAMLELTHNWGDTPETVQYHNGNSEPKGFGHIGFHVPDAEAACARFSSLGVEFQKGLNDGAMKGIAFIKDPDGYWIEIFNASNVADTCAPHLKK, translated from the coding sequence ATGAGCCGACATTTTGATAGTGCTGAAGGATTATGCGAGGAAAAAGACAATGCCACCCATGGTTATGTTTTTAATCAAACCATGTTGCGTATTGCTGACCCTAAGCGTTCGTTAGATTTTTATACGCGAGTAATGGGCATGACGCTCATCAAGCGTTTAGATTTCGAAGAAATGCAGTTTAGTTTGTATTTCTTAGCTGCGGGTGAGGACTTTTCTGACATTAGTGAAGACGACAATACCCGCATGCAACAAACGTTTGGACGCCCTGCAATGTTGGAGTTGACTCACAATTGGGGGGATACACCCGAAACGGTGCAATATCACAATGGCAATAGCGAACCTAAAGGGTTTGGTCATATCGGCTTTCATGTACCGGATGCAGAAGCAGCATGTGCGCGATTTTCATCGCTTGGCGTAGAGTTTCAAAAAGGTCTTAACGATGGCGCCATGAAAGGTATAGCGTTTATTAAAGATCCAGACGGTTATTGGATTGAAATTTTCAATGCGTCCAACGTGGCCGACACCTGCGCACCACATCTAAAGAAGTAA
- a CDS encoding DUF1456 family protein yields MIHNDVLRRLRYALAINDTAAISIFKLVDYDMDIDYLHAIMKKEGEEGYLPCRDKIISLFLDGLIIKNRGKQEGSTPQVLDAGERLSNNDILRKIRIAMSYKDDDMIVVLKNANFRISKGELSAFFRKPDHRNFKPAGDQVVRNLLQGMVKKYRPDATRSANRKPSDKTNDKSKTVAKDKDGQKSNSVWGKVAKPSR; encoded by the coding sequence ATGATCCACAACGATGTTTTACGTCGCTTGCGTTACGCACTTGCAATTAACGATACTGCTGCCATCAGTATATTCAAACTTGTCGACTACGACATGGATATTGATTACCTACATGCCATTATGAAAAAAGAGGGTGAGGAAGGTTACTTACCTTGTCGCGATAAAATTATCTCGTTGTTTTTAGATGGCTTGATCATAAAAAACCGAGGAAAACAGGAAGGCAGTACGCCGCAAGTTTTAGACGCCGGTGAGCGCTTAAGCAATAACGACATTCTCAGGAAAATCCGTATTGCTATGAGCTACAAAGATGACGATATGATTGTTGTGCTAAAAAACGCTAACTTTCGTATCAGTAAAGGCGAGTTATCTGCATTCTTTAGAAAGCCCGATCACAGAAATTTTAAACCTGCTGGAGATCAGGTTGTCCGCAACTTATTGCAAGGTATGGTGAAAAAGTACCGTCCTGACGCTACACGTAGCGCAAATAGAAAACCTAGCGATAAGACCAACGACAAAAGTAAAACGGTAGCAAAGGATAAAGATGGTCAGAAGAGCAACTCGGTTTGGGGAAAAGTCGCTAAACCGTCACGTTGA
- a CDS encoding DUF547 domain-containing protein: MIPTKTSVTRQPRLFHCNPFLLLLLSLFFVYLVPAASYSEAAQVVTSANSGNDSEQPFEVRYQRAMKHWRYVLATYVDEQGRTNFHALAKDIEPLEYVVSVIEVVSPSATPQLFPSKEDVLAFYINTYNVLAMYGVIERGIPDGFTNFFSRASFFKLRDVVIGGEVTNLYDFENDVIRPLDEPRVHFALNCMVKDCPRLPQEPFYAHNLDSVLESLTTAFFANPKHFYLDSKHKRAYVSEILDFYTEDFVESGKSRDLPQYINRYLESEIPSHYKVRFIDYDWRINSTDTVGVSK; encoded by the coding sequence ATGATACCGACAAAGACCAGCGTAACGCGACAACCAAGGTTATTTCACTGTAACCCATTTTTACTACTGCTCCTGTCGTTGTTTTTTGTTTATCTTGTACCCGCGGCAAGCTATAGCGAAGCCGCGCAGGTAGTGACGAGTGCAAATTCAGGAAATGATAGCGAACAGCCCTTTGAAGTGCGTTATCAACGCGCTATGAAGCACTGGCGCTATGTGTTAGCAACGTACGTCGATGAACAGGGGCGGACAAATTTTCATGCCCTAGCGAAGGATATTGAGCCACTTGAATACGTGGTGTCAGTCATTGAAGTTGTCAGCCCAAGTGCCACTCCTCAACTCTTTCCTAGTAAAGAAGACGTATTGGCGTTTTATATCAATACGTACAACGTGCTTGCAATGTACGGTGTTATTGAAAGAGGGATCCCAGATGGTTTCACGAACTTCTTTTCAAGAGCGAGCTTTTTTAAACTTCGCGATGTCGTTATTGGAGGGGAAGTAACAAATCTGTACGACTTCGAGAATGACGTTATTCGGCCGCTTGATGAGCCAAGAGTACATTTTGCGCTAAATTGTATGGTAAAAGATTGCCCCAGACTGCCTCAAGAGCCTTTCTATGCGCACAACCTTGATAGCGTGCTCGAATCGTTAACCACCGCGTTCTTTGCTAATCCGAAGCATTTCTATTTAGACAGTAAGCACAAACGCGCATACGTGTCAGAAATACTCGACTTTTATACAGAGGATTTTGTTGAGTCAGGTAAGTCGCGAGACCTGCCTCAGTATATTAATCGGTACCTAGAATCTGAGATACCGAGTCATTACAAAGTGCGCTTTATTGACTACGATTGGCGTATAAATTCAACCGATACGGTAGGCGTATCGAAGTGA
- a CDS encoding radical SAM protein: MACSPVRTRQQQLANTKQRMGDHFTPNQLLGRTHTIGCVAVEITQKCNLDCTLCYLSEHSQAVRDIPLQEVYQRLDSILLHYGAGTSVQITGGDPTLRKHSELVDIVAYATQLGLHTALFTNGIAASRALLTQLANVGLNDVAFHVDTSQEREGYSSEKSLNAIREEYIARAQGLGLMVIFNTTVHNSNFHELPMLVDFFVRNASVVSFASFQLQAETGRGEWGARSDVVDPMTVKGAIEKAVNKTLPWEKVRIGHSDCHSYMPTLVTNNSVFSVVDDANLFAQFIEAFKHIQITRQHGKGRIALAYAKALLMQPRWIAKLVKAVFQKLFEMRASLVKGRGRIHKLSFFVQNFMDANALVQERIDACSFMVMTADGPVSMCQHNANRDDYILKPLSYTNARGQVKRYEPLSERYKNERYQRDNIIPIRNLSDREQNDEQNGDQNGEQKERAASSNQLTGNKIS, translated from the coding sequence ATGGCGTGTTCACCAGTGAGAACAAGACAGCAACAGCTGGCCAATACCAAACAGCGTATGGGTGATCATTTCACGCCGAATCAGCTTCTCGGACGAACTCATACCATTGGGTGTGTAGCCGTAGAAATTACGCAAAAATGTAATCTAGATTGCACCTTATGCTATTTGTCTGAGCATTCGCAAGCAGTTCGTGATATTCCACTTCAAGAGGTTTATCAGCGATTAGATAGTATATTGCTGCACTATGGGGCCGGCACTAGCGTACAAATTACAGGGGGCGATCCCACGCTAAGAAAGCACAGTGAACTCGTCGATATCGTGGCCTATGCCACTCAGTTAGGACTGCATACCGCGCTATTTACAAACGGCATAGCGGCGTCGAGAGCATTACTTACCCAGCTTGCCAACGTTGGCCTCAATGATGTTGCTTTTCACGTTGACACCTCACAAGAGCGTGAAGGGTATAGTAGCGAGAAGTCATTAAACGCCATTAGAGAAGAGTATATTGCCCGCGCGCAAGGGCTTGGTCTTATGGTGATCTTCAATACAACGGTGCATAACAGCAATTTTCATGAACTGCCCATGCTGGTGGATTTTTTTGTTCGCAACGCCAGTGTAGTTAGCTTTGCGTCATTTCAGCTTCAAGCCGAAACCGGGCGGGGGGAGTGGGGAGCAAGAAGTGATGTAGTTGACCCTATGACGGTGAAAGGCGCTATTGAAAAGGCGGTAAACAAAACGTTGCCATGGGAAAAAGTGCGCATAGGGCATAGTGACTGTCATAGCTATATGCCAACGTTAGTGACCAATAATTCGGTTTTTTCTGTTGTTGACGATGCGAATCTATTTGCTCAATTCATCGAAGCGTTTAAGCATATTCAAATTACCCGCCAGCATGGAAAAGGGCGTATTGCATTGGCTTATGCAAAAGCGCTTCTTATGCAGCCACGTTGGATAGCGAAACTTGTCAAAGCCGTATTCCAAAAACTCTTTGAAATGCGCGCAAGCTTAGTAAAAGGTCGCGGGCGAATTCATAAGTTGTCTTTTTTTGTTCAAAATTTCATGGATGCCAATGCCTTAGTGCAAGAGCGAATTGATGCGTGCTCTTTTATGGTGATGACCGCAGATGGCCCAGTGTCTATGTGCCAGCATAATGCAAACAGAGACGACTACATTTTAAAGCCGCTTTCTTATACCAATGCTCGTGGGCAAGTAAAACGTTACGAGCCATTGAGTGAGCGCTACAAAAACGAACGTTATCAACGCGATAACATTATTCCAATTCGCAATCTTTCTGATAGAGAGCAGAACGACGAGCAAAATGGCGACCAAAACGGCGAGCAAAAAGAAAGAGCAGCGAGTTCAAATCAACTAACCGGGAACAAGATATCATGA
- a CDS encoding PepSY domain-containing protein encodes MSSSLRRISRNLHLWFSLVISIPVVIVIGSGLLLQVKKEFDWLQPPTQKVHNAAPSVSFESVLNAVQQVPSVNITTWDDIDRLDVRPSKGIIKIRGKNHWEVQIDATTADVLHVAYRRTDTIEAIHDGSWFFEGAKLWVFLPVAILLFVLWLSGLVMLYTTLKSKYKKRLYRSQ; translated from the coding sequence ATGTCATCATCCCTTCGAAGAATCAGCCGAAACCTACATTTATGGTTTTCTCTGGTGATCTCTATTCCCGTTGTTATTGTTATTGGTAGCGGGTTACTACTGCAGGTAAAGAAGGAGTTTGACTGGCTTCAACCTCCTACTCAAAAAGTGCACAACGCTGCGCCATCCGTTAGTTTCGAAAGCGTGTTAAATGCAGTTCAACAGGTTCCCAGTGTTAACATAACAACATGGGATGACATTGACCGCCTTGATGTAAGACCCAGCAAAGGCATCATTAAGATACGGGGTAAGAACCACTGGGAAGTGCAGATAGATGCAACCACTGCCGACGTGCTTCATGTCGCCTACAGACGCACCGACACAATAGAAGCCATACATGATGGCAGCTGGTTTTTTGAAGGGGCGAAACTCTGGGTGTTTCTTCCGGTCGCCATTTTATTATTTGTATTATGGCTTTCCGGTTTAGTCATGCTATACACCACACTAAAGAGCAAATACAAAAAACGTTTATACCGTTCACAGTAA
- a CDS encoding TonB-dependent receptor domain-containing protein, with product MFKLTFALGSVLVSAQLLAVPEANIERYTVTTERSFYDDTLARIFPQYRYNQRDIGSPLHINDILLQSPSVSLNGQGGQLQNINIRGFSRWRVQSLVDGVPVVSDRRAGASIGFVPPSLIDNVSVVPGATSTYLGSGAIGGAVNLHFNSVVEPTIQIGVSDNQNRREISYADVVDDTDWHIAYRHAGNGEDANSRELLDGFEQTSFFIRHRSQDSDVEEAWTLYSHNRDIGKSSSDFPTDRITVYPSNTHWLGKLRFNIKSQSDDSENGLEASVWWHRNTLETNTLRPEKRINTSDNEALDFGASVGKRLMVSEWFTHWQLQVNGREGVITDESEFSLPSASLEYAIRTLDASELTVAGVLDASRSFNSVSVAAGGRVDWQRQSTDIADVVDAKAVTNANVSGFIGTSYAVSSRWTTSIYLSSAFRNPSLTERFFSGETPRGTVLGDSQLDSESATNTQATVFYADDQISGSLALFYQDVDNYIERKTVRDNAGNDTEILQYSNLDSAVIKGANYQIKWNDLNDQWGVQLTGAFTHGKDNHGATVADIPPHNHRLTLHYDAKQWRWFSSVIYRASKREIGDGERELERVVTLDIGAALQLTPRITVNADVQNLTNQLFYSSADDKAAYAQGRTIQLSATFLL from the coding sequence TTGTTTAAACTCACCTTTGCACTGGGCAGTGTGTTGGTGTCTGCTCAACTTTTAGCAGTACCAGAAGCCAACATTGAAAGATACACGGTTACTACTGAACGTTCGTTTTATGACGACACGCTCGCGCGGATTTTTCCTCAATATCGCTACAATCAGCGCGATATTGGCAGCCCTTTGCACATTAACGATATCTTATTGCAATCACCCTCGGTCAGCTTAAACGGGCAGGGTGGACAATTACAAAACATCAATATTCGAGGCTTTTCAAGATGGCGCGTTCAGTCGCTTGTCGATGGTGTTCCCGTTGTTAGCGACCGCCGTGCAGGCGCAAGTATTGGTTTTGTTCCCCCATCATTAATTGACAATGTGTCTGTTGTACCCGGCGCAACCTCTACCTATCTTGGTTCAGGAGCAATAGGTGGAGCGGTCAATTTGCACTTTAATAGTGTTGTTGAGCCAACTATTCAAATAGGCGTTAGCGACAACCAAAATAGGCGTGAAATTAGCTATGCTGACGTTGTTGATGACACCGACTGGCATATTGCTTATCGGCATGCAGGCAATGGCGAAGATGCGAATAGTCGAGAATTGTTAGATGGGTTTGAACAAACATCATTTTTTATTCGTCATCGTTCACAAGACAGTGATGTAGAGGAAGCATGGACACTTTATTCACACAATCGAGATATTGGAAAGTCGAGTAGCGATTTTCCTACGGATCGGATAACGGTTTATCCAAGTAATACACATTGGCTTGGGAAGCTTCGTTTTAATATAAAAAGTCAAAGTGATGATAGTGAAAATGGACTAGAGGCAAGTGTGTGGTGGCACCGCAACACACTTGAAACTAACACACTACGACCTGAAAAAAGGATTAATACAAGTGACAATGAAGCACTGGACTTTGGGGCGAGTGTAGGCAAACGCCTAATGGTAAGTGAATGGTTCACGCACTGGCAGTTACAAGTAAATGGCCGAGAAGGCGTAATTACTGATGAGAGTGAGTTTTCGCTTCCATCGGCATCGCTGGAATATGCTATCCGAACCTTGGATGCAAGCGAGCTTACCGTTGCAGGCGTATTAGATGCCAGTCGCTCATTTAACAGTGTGTCAGTTGCTGCGGGCGGTCGGGTCGACTGGCAGCGACAGTCAACAGATATTGCCGATGTTGTTGATGCTAAGGCTGTAACTAACGCTAATGTCAGCGGGTTTATAGGCACAAGCTATGCAGTGTCGTCACGATGGACAACAAGTATTTACTTGTCGAGTGCCTTTAGAAATCCGTCACTGACCGAGCGCTTTTTTAGCGGGGAAACACCGCGTGGTACTGTACTTGGAGATAGTCAGCTGGATAGCGAAAGCGCCACCAATACGCAGGCTACAGTATTTTATGCAGATGATCAGATTAGTGGTTCATTAGCACTGTTTTATCAGGACGTTGATAATTATATCGAGAGAAAAACGGTTCGCGATAATGCGGGGAATGACACCGAGATTTTGCAATATTCCAATCTCGATAGTGCCGTGATCAAAGGGGCAAACTATCAAATTAAGTGGAATGACTTAAATGACCAATGGGGCGTTCAACTGACTGGGGCCTTCACACATGGCAAGGACAACCATGGCGCGACAGTTGCCGATATCCCCCCGCACAATCATCGTCTAACCCTTCATTACGATGCAAAGCAGTGGCGGTGGTTTAGTTCCGTAATTTATCGAGCCAGTAAGCGAGAGATTGGCGATGGTGAGCGTGAACTCGAACGCGTGGTTACGTTAGATATAGGCGCGGCATTGCAACTTACACCACGGATAACAGTTAATGCTGACGTTCAAAACCTAACCAATCAGCTTTTCTATAGTAGTGCCGACGACAAAGCGGCATATGCCCAGGGGCGAACGATACAATTGAGTGCCACTTTCTTACTGTGA